The following nucleotide sequence is from Pseudobutyrivibrio ruminis HUN009.
TATCCATTTCCTCTGTATCATGAAACTCATTCATAAATACAGCCTTAAAAACTTCTTTTCTAATTTCATGTCTATTCATAAATACAAACTCCTGAAAATCTAATAGTTTAGACTAATATAGGGTGCTACTTAAAATAGCACCCCATAATTATACATTAATATGCATAAAAAATAAATAAATCCTAATTAATTGTTTGCTGCAACGCTAACAGTTGCGATACGAATATCTACAGCTGTAACCTCAAGACCTGTCATAGTCTCAACTGCTGACTTAACCTTTTCCTGAACCATGCCTGAAACCTTTGGGATTTCGTAGCCATACTTCATATTGATAGCCATGTGTACTGAGATTTTGCCTGGCTCGCTGTCTACTACTCTGATAGCCTTTGCAAGCTTTCCCTGACCTGCCTTTGAAATAGTTTCAGCTGTAAGGTTGCCTGCAAGTGACTCAACGCCATCAACCTCAACTGCACCAAGGCCAGCGATAATACCAACAACCTCTTCAGAGATGTTTACACCGCCATCGCCATTAATATTTATAACAAAATTCTTGTTCTCTGCCATATCTGCCTCCTAAAAATCATAGAAAAACTATCGTAATTATATCAATAACCTACATTATTTACAACCCCGACAGACACATAGTTATTAAGGATTGCATCAAAGTCAGTGCCCTCCTCTGCAACCGGTGTATAGCAGCCATTTACCATGTATCTGACGCCGCCATCATCAAGGTTTTCCACCACATCATAGGAGTCTTTATAAAACATTCCTCGGGAAACTTTTCTGTCGTATAAAATACCCCCACAATCTGATAATTCGCATCCTGGGAAGTTGACATTATGAATCATTCCTGGAGCAAGTGGCTCCGCCAAAAGCTTCTTTAAAACCTGCTTTATATATTTGTCAGTTACCTGATGGCAATCACAAGCTCCTTCCGAAAGAGCTATTGCGTGATACCCTTGGAAGGCTCCCTCAAAGGCTGCTCCGCAGGTAGCTGAATACTGAATATCCGAAGCACAATTGTATCCAAAATTAATTCCTGAAAGAATCACATCGGGGCGCTCAGGCATAACGCTCAATCCGCCAACTCTAACGCAATCTCCTGGTGTTCCACTGCAAGAATATGCAAAAACACCCTCTACAGGAAATTCCTCACATGGGTAAACATCAATGGAATTATGAAGGGAAATGCTGTGGCTTGCTGCACTTCTTTGGCTTTCAGGTGCAACCACCCAAACCTCACCAAACTCCTTAGCTGCTCTGGCCAAACGAATAATTCCATCTGAATTTATACCGTCGTCATTTGTAATTAATATTCTCATAAAAATCTCCCAGAAATAAAATAAAGACAGACTATCTGTCTGCCTTTAAATTTATCATATTTATTATCTGTTATCTACTTTTTCTGGATACATATCATGATTGAAAAGTCTGTCCTCTGCAACCTTTTCCCACTTAGTTCCTGGCTTACCGTAGTTGCAATATGGGTCGATAGAGATTCCTCCTCTTGGAGTGAACTTACCCCAAACTTCGATGTACTTAGGATCCATAAGCTTTATTAAATCCTTCATGATGATGTTTACGCAATCCTCATGGAAATCACCGTGATTTCTGAAGCTGAATAAGTAAAGCTTTAATGACTTGCTCTCTACCATCTTTTCACCTGGCACATAAGAGATGATGATGTTTGCAAAATCTGGCTGGCCAGTGATTGGACAAAGTGATGTAAACTCTGGGCAGTTGAATTTTACAAAATAGTCATTCTCAGGATGCTTATTAATGAATGTCTGAAGCATCTCTGGTGCGTAGTTGTCTGGGTATACGTTATTTTTATTTCCTAAAAGTGTAAGTGTTCCTTCTTCTTTTCTGCTATCTGTCATAGTAGACCTCCTAATTAATTCTCATACTCAATCGGATCTTTGATTCCATTTAATTCAAAGGCTGCAATTCTGTCGATACATGTACCGCATTTTCCGCATGCCTTGTCATGGCCTTCATAGCATGACCATGTGAGTTCATAAGGAACTCCAAGCTCCATGCCAACCTTTACAACACCAGCTTTATTCTTATTGATAAACGGTGCCTCGATTGAAAGCTGCTTTCCACTTCCTTCGTAGATTGCTGTGTTCATAGCGTTGTTGAAATCGCTTGAGCAATCCGGATATGCGTTACCAGCTGCATCATCAGCATGAGCACCATAATAGATTTTCGAGCACCCCTTAGAAAGTGCAATTGCTGCAGCGCTAGAAAGGAACAATCCATTTCTGAAAGGCACATAGGTGCTTACTGGCTTGCCATCTGTCTTTTCAAGCTGTTTGTCATATGACTCCTCTGGGATTTCTCCGTCAGAATGCTGAAGCAATGTGCAATCGCTGAACTGGAACATTGTAGATAAATCAAGTGTGATATGCTCCACTTTGTAGTATTCGCAAACATCATCCGCTGCTTTGATTTCCTTATCGTGACGCTGACCATAGAAAATAGAAAGTCCCACCACGTTTTCATGTCCATATTCTTTTACTGCCAAGGCAAGACAAGTTGTGCTGTCCAAGCCTCCGCTAACAAGTACTAAAGCTTTCATTTCAATTCTCCTTATAATAATCTCTGAAGTAAATCTCTGTCAGTCTTGAAACGACCTCTTAATGTCTGTGTATGGGTCTTTGCACTGGCATTTTTAATTCCTCTGGCAGTCATGCAACTATGACTTGCCTCAATAAATACTGCTACATCCTCAGAGCCTGTAACCATCTGGATGATTTCTGCAATATCGTTGCCGATACGTTCCTGAAGCTGAAGACGCTTCGCAGCCATATCAGCAATACGTGCGATTTTTGAAAGACCGATGACCTTGCCCTTTGGAATGTAGGCAACGCTTACTTTCATATCGTACATAAGCGCAAGATGATGCTCGCAATATGAGAAAACTTCGATGTCCTTTACAAAAACAAGATCCTGATTTGTTTCATCGTAATAATCCTCATCAAAGGTCTTGTTGAACATCTCTGCAATCTGTTCATTTGTGTAATTCATGCCCTCAAAAACTTCTTCGTACATGCGAGCAACTCTATCAGGAGTCTCCTTAAGTCCTGCTCTTTCAGGGTCATCACCAAGGGCAATAATAATATTTCTAATGCTTTCTTTAATAAGCTCTTTATTTATAGCCATGATTTACCTCTCTTAAACACCTCGTTTATTTGGATCCCAAATGAATTTGTGAAGTTGTAACTGCAATCTTATATCATTTCTTTTGTGGTCAATCAGATAATCAACCATGTCTGCTGGCTCAATTCGTCCAAACACAGGACTTATCAAGCAAGTACATTTATCGGAAATACGATAATCATCAACAATCTCACAAACCTTATCAAGTTCACTTACATCAGAACAAACAAACTTGACTGTGTCCTTTGCTGTAAGAACATCAAAGTTTGAAAGAAGCATTTTATCTTCCATTCCCGAACCTGCCAACTTGTAATCAAGAGTGAATGCTGGCGGATTATCTATACAAGCAAATGGATGTATATCAACACTTCCATTTGTTTCTATCTCAACAAAAATATCAGGGTTGGCAGCAAAGGCCTTTAACAAATCAATAACATGTGGCGAAAGAAGTGGCTCACCGCCTGTAAGAGTAACACGCTTCACTCCAGTAGAGATGACGTAGTCCACAATCTGTGTTTCTGTCATTTCCTCTGCAGGAGCATCTGCTGTACAAGCCCATCTGGTGTCACAATAGCTACAGCTAAGATTGCAGCCACGAAGCCTGATGAACACTGCAAGCTCACCGGCATGCTGACCTTCACCGTTTATGCTTACGAATTTTTCTACTACATTAAATACCGACATAACTCCTCCTACTTGCTATAGCTTGCGCAGTTGTTTGGAGTTTCATATACAGTCACTTCAGCAACCTCAAAGCCGTATTCCTCAAACTTCTCATAAAAATACTTTGAAAAGTTTTCTGCTGTAGGTCTGAAAGGAACCACTCTCATAAGGAAGTTTTCCTCATTGAGAGCTGCAACAGTTGTCTCCTTTAGTGATCCTTCTTCATATATAAATGTGTGATCAAAGAAATCTGTCTCTTTTTTGAGAGCATTTTTTACATCACCAAAATCTACAACCATGCCGCGCTGCTGACCCTCAGCCTGAAGCTCGCTAGCCTTTATTTTTAGAATCACTCTCCAGCGATGACCATGAAGATTAGAACACTTGCCTTCGTAGCCGGCCAAAAAATGAGCGCCGTCGAATGATGCTTCTGCAGTTAAATAATACATTGATTTCCTCCGGAAACAGGACCTGATTTTCTCAAAAAGAAAAGGCTGTAGATGCGCACCCACAGCCTAATTGATTTCATAAAGAAAAAATTAGTCCTGGTTTTGTTTAGGGACAGGATGGTACAAACGAACTGTCCTATTTAATTTTTAAAGCCTCTGTATGATAAACCCATACTTGAAAAAATGCAACCCTTTAGCCAAGTTTCTTTTTCTGCTGATGGCCTGTAAGCTTAACAAGGATTGGAATTGGAAGCAAATGCTGGAAAGCCATGGCAAGTCTCATGCCAAAGCCTGGCACGATAATTGTTTTACCTCTATCCATTCCCTTAAGTGCTTCAGCCACACATTTTTCAGGGCTGATTCCCTTCAATGCAAAAACTACATCTGCTCTGTCATTGAACTCAGTATCTACTGGCCCTGGGCAAAGAGCCGAAACCTTTACCTTTGAGCCTTTTTCCTTGAGCTCTACTGCAACAGCGCGAGTAAGACTTGTGACATATGCCTTGCTTGCGTAGTAGCCAGCCATGTATGGACCTCCTGGAAGGAGCCCCGCTGATGAAGCTACATTTAAAATCTGACCAGCACCATCTGCATCCATCTTTTGAAGAATTCCCTTAAAAAGAATGTGCATTGCAACATCATTGACCTTTATCATAGAAACTTCTCTATCAATATCTGTTTCAAGGAATGAGCCTGCCACGCCAAAGCCTGCATTATTGATAAATACATCAATACGCTCCTCCTTAAGCTTATCAAGAAGGGCGAAGCATTCCTTTTTCTTGCTAAGGTCGCCAGAGATTATTTCCACAGGAACATTTACCTGCTCTGCTAGTTCATTAAGTCGCTCTACTCTTCGTCCTGTGACAATCAATCTGTAGCCCCTGTCTGCAAGTCGCTTTGCAAACTCAAGGCCGATTCCCGATGTTGCTCCTGTAATAAGTGCTGTTTTCATTGAGCCTCCTATTAAATCATTTTCAAAATATCGTCTCTAACGGAAGCCATGTGTTCATCTTCGATACCAAAATCCATCTGTCTGAAACTCCATGCTGCACGGCCGATGCCATACTCATCGAAGCACTTGCAAATCATTTCGTACCATTTCTTACTATCCTCTGGAGATGCAAGATTGATTACGCCAAACTCTCCACAATAAAGAGCCACGTTTCTTTCATCTGCCACACGAACGGCTTCCTTCACTAAGTCTCTAAAGAACTCTATTCCAATTTTATCATTCTCGTTGTAAGAATCAAAGTTAATAGTGAAGCCTTCAAGATTGTTTCGAGTATTCTGCTTGTACTCCTTGTATGTAACATCAAATGGCATTCTGAAATCATTGTCCATTGTTGGAATCCAATGTGCTCCCTGATGTGTGAATATCAGTGGCTCATAGCAATGGAAATTGTATACAATGTTTTCATCATAAGGTGGCGCAATGTCCTTAAGGGATTCGATTGCGTTGTTGTAATATCCGCCGATGAGAATCTTGATGTCTGGAGCATACTTTCTGATACGCTCTACACATGTACGTGAAATTCTATTCCATGTATCACAGTATTCTTTTTCAGTAACTTCGTTAAGAAGCTCAAAGCTGAGGCGGTCAGAATATTTGCCAAATCTCTTTGCAAACTCTTCCCAAAGAAGATAGAAACGCTCCTGATAATCCTCGTTTTCAAAGAAGCCTGTCTCTGCCTCACCTGCATCAAAGCTGAAGCCTGCTGTTTTGTGCAAATCAAGAACCATATTCAGGCCATTTTTGCCAGCCCAGTCGATTGCATTTTGGATGTACTGGAAGCCCTCTTCCTTATAGTCTCCTGCGCCACGTTCTACAAGCTCGTAATCCACAGGAACTCTGAAATGGTCCATGCCCCATTTCTTGATTGTTTCGATATCTGATTCGTGAATAAATGAATCATAGTGCTCCTTTGTGTGAACGCACTGAGACAGCCAACCTCCCAAGTTAATTCCATGGATGTAACCATCAAATTTTCTCATAATATCCTTCTCCTTAATATGTTATTAAACTAGTTATATTCTAATAAATGGTGAGATTTTCGTAAACGTTTAAGTAGTTGAAAAAGGAATATTTTTAGATTGATAAAAATTTTAAATTATTACTGACGCAACATACAAAGAGTGATACAATAATTGACAGATATTTTAAATTAGGGAGGAAAGATATGAGTAATTTTTCAGCAGCAGAAGAAATCCAAAAGTATAAGGATTTGCTTGACCAGGGAGTTATCACAGAGGAAGAATTCCAGCAGAAAAAAGCTGATTTGCTTAATGCAACACCTATCACAACAAGCTCATCAGCTAGCATGAGCGCACACACAACAGGTATTGTTGCATATCTTACATGGATTGGATTCTTAATCGCAGTTCTTGTAGGTGATCGTGAGGGAGCTAAGTTCCACATCAATCAAGCTCTTGTAATCAACCTCTTCTTCTTCGCATGTGCTATTCCAGTACTTGGATGGGTTTGGTGGATTGTTATGGTTGTTCTTTGGATTATGGCATTAGTTGGTGCTTGCAATGACGAAGAAAAACCAGTTCCTATTCTTGGTGGAATTAAGATTCTTAACTAAAACAAAAAGGGTACGTACATTAAAGTACGTACCCTTAATTTTTATCATTTATAAATCTGATAAAGCCTTAAACTCAAGGTCTGTGTAATCCTCTGATGCAGCTTCTCTATCATTGAATTCATCCTCGGTAACATTTTCCCATTCATCTTCTGTATAACTTATAAACCAAGGCTGATCTTCATTTGTATAAGCATCGATTTTGGTTCCCCATTGATACATCAGTTCAGAAGAGTTTGGCTCCATGCAATATACAAGCTTTCCATTTTCAAGTGCACCGCTTGAATACTCATTCACAATCATACCTTCACTGTAAACATAGAATCGATTGCGGGCTGTTCCAGTAGCCACATGAGCAGGTGCTCCATCCAC
It contains:
- the queC gene encoding 7-cyano-7-deazaguanine synthase QueC; this translates as MKALVLVSGGLDSTTCLALAVKEYGHENVVGLSIFYGQRHDKEIKAADDVCEYYKVEHITLDLSTMFQFSDCTLLQHSDGEIPEESYDKQLEKTDGKPVSTYVPFRNGLFLSSAAAIALSKGCSKIYYGAHADDAAGNAYPDCSSDFNNAMNTAIYEGSGKQLSIEAPFINKNKAGVVKVGMELGVPYELTWSCYEGHDKACGKCGTCIDRIAAFELNGIKDPIEYEN
- a CDS encoding 6-pyruvoyl trahydropterin synthase family protein — encoded protein: MYYLTAEASFDGAHFLAGYEGKCSNLHGHRWRVILKIKASELQAEGQQRGMVVDFGDVKNALKKETDFFDHTFIYEEGSLKETTVAALNEENFLMRVVPFRPTAENFSKYFYEKFEEYGFEVAEVTVYETPNNCASYSK
- the queF gene encoding preQ(1) synthase; this translates as MTDSRKEEGTLTLLGNKNNVYPDNYAPEMLQTFINKHPENDYFVKFNCPEFTSLCPITGQPDFANIIISYVPGEKMVESKSLKLYLFSFRNHGDFHEDCVNIIMKDLIKLMDPKYIEVWGKFTPRGGISIDPYCNYGKPGTKWEKVAEDRLFNHDMYPEKVDNR
- a CDS encoding SHOCT domain-containing protein, with translation MSNFSAAEEIQKYKDLLDQGVITEEEFQQKKADLLNATPITTSSSASMSAHTTGIVAYLTWIGFLIAVLVGDREGAKFHINQALVINLFFFACAIPVLGWVWWIVMVVLWIMALVGACNDEEKPVPILGGIKILN
- a CDS encoding glycoside hydrolase family 5 protein, which produces MRKFDGYIHGINLGGWLSQCVHTKEHYDSFIHESDIETIKKWGMDHFRVPVDYELVERGAGDYKEEGFQYIQNAIDWAGKNGLNMVLDLHKTAGFSFDAGEAETGFFENEDYQERFYLLWEEFAKRFGKYSDRLSFELLNEVTEKEYCDTWNRISRTCVERIRKYAPDIKILIGGYYNNAIESLKDIAPPYDENIVYNFHCYEPLIFTHQGAHWIPTMDNDFRMPFDVTYKEYKQNTRNNLEGFTINFDSYNENDKIGIEFFRDLVKEAVRVADERNVALYCGEFGVINLASPEDSKKWYEMICKCFDEYGIGRAAWSFRQMDFGIEDEHMASVRDDILKMI
- the surE gene encoding 5'/3'-nucleotidase SurE — its product is MRILITNDDGINSDGIIRLARAAKEFGEVWVVAPESQRSAASHSISLHNSIDVYPCEEFPVEGVFAYSCSGTPGDCVRVGGLSVMPERPDVILSGINFGYNCASDIQYSATCGAAFEGAFQGYHAIALSEGACDCHQVTDKYIKQVLKKLLAEPLAPGMIHNVNFPGCELSDCGGILYDRKVSRGMFYKDSYDVVENLDDGGVRYMVNGCYTPVAEEGTDFDAILNNYVSVGVVNNVGY
- a CDS encoding SDR family NAD(P)-dependent oxidoreductase, which gives rise to MKTALITGATSGIGLEFAKRLADRGYRLIVTGRRVERLNELAEQVNVPVEIISGDLSKKKECFALLDKLKEERIDVFINNAGFGVAGSFLETDIDREVSMIKVNDVAMHILFKGILQKMDADGAGQILNVASSAGLLPGGPYMAGYYASKAYVTSLTRAVAVELKEKGSKVKVSALCPGPVDTEFNDRADVVFALKGISPEKCVAEALKGMDRGKTIIVPGFGMRLAMAFQHLLPIPILVKLTGHQQKKKLG
- the folE gene encoding GTP cyclohydrolase I FolE; its protein translation is MAINKELIKESIRNIIIALGDDPERAGLKETPDRVARMYEEVFEGMNYTNEQIAEMFNKTFDEDYYDETNQDLVFVKDIEVFSYCEHHLALMYDMKVSVAYIPKGKVIGLSKIARIADMAAKRLQLQERIGNDIAEIIQMVTGSEDVAVFIEASHSCMTARGIKNASAKTHTQTLRGRFKTDRDLLQRLL
- a CDS encoding Asp23/Gls24 family envelope stress response protein, with product MAENKNFVININGDGGVNISEEVVGIIAGLGAVEVDGVESLAGNLTAETISKAGQGKLAKAIRVVDSEPGKISVHMAINMKYGYEIPKVSGMVQEKVKSAVETMTGLEVTAVDIRIATVSVAANN
- the queE gene encoding putative 7-carboxy-7-deazaguanine synthase QueE codes for the protein MSVFNVVEKFVSINGEGQHAGELAVFIRLRGCNLSCSYCDTRWACTADAPAEEMTETQIVDYVISTGVKRVTLTGGEPLLSPHVIDLLKAFAANPDIFVEIETNGSVDIHPFACIDNPPAFTLDYKLAGSGMEDKMLLSNFDVLTAKDTVKFVCSDVSELDKVCEIVDDYRISDKCTCLISPVFGRIEPADMVDYLIDHKRNDIRLQLQLHKFIWDPNKRGV